AACCACTGAGCTAAATGCTAGGTCAGGATCATAGGTCTCAATTTACATGTATAAGAAGTGCATCaaccagaaacctggagcagcgAGAACGGaatgaaattttgaaaaaatagaTCTCGACGTGGGATTTGAACCCACGATCTCAAAAGTTGTAGGGTTATGTGACATGTTCCCTAGTTCTTAACCACTGTGCTATAGCTGATTTGTTGATgtgaaaggttttttttgcacataagaCCCGTAAACCTGAACTCTGAGTCCAGACTCTGCTGTATTTCCAAGCAAGGTCTTGGCCTTTGGGTCTGAGAGCTCAGGAAGGGGAAGTGAACCAGACCATCAGTGACGTGAAGTCTCTTAGACAAAAAGCTCACCACTACACCAGCCATGTGACAGAGTGTGGTGGACAGCAGCTCTGAACATCAAGTGTCCTGACATGACTTTTGTTAGGATTTGGTACTAGATAAATGAAATTGGATTTGGATTATGAGTTTGGTTGTGTCTTTTATCCATGAACACTGATGTTCACAGTGCTGTCAGAGGTTTGATGTATTACCTGCACATatatttacagtctgtttttagtCACTGCTTGTATTAAGTCCTGTAGCAGTTTTAGATCACTGAGCTTTTGTTAGTGATTATTAATTGATTTATCTGCTAATTTTTTGGGGATAAAAATAGGTAACCTCACAAGAGGGGGATTTGATCTAGCAACTTTGGAATGTTCAGATGGTGGTAGTAGACCAGGAATTTTACCACTGAGCCATCTGTGAGTTGACAAGTATGTGCTGGAACTTGTATTTATTCTGGGGTTTTTGGACCTGAAAACAGTAAAGTATAATTACCATGCCAGGGTATTGAACTATCAACCTTCAGACTCAAGTCCTGTCTTCTAGACCACTGCACTACCTGTTAGCTATGAAGATTGTGTTTGAagttgtatttattctgtttctttCTACTCttctttttaaaatgtaaacttcAAGTAGAAAAGTAAGTTTTAAAGTAAGTTGTAAAGTATGTAAGTAGAAAAGTAAGTTTTAAAGTAAGTAGTAAAGTATGTAAGTAGAAAAGTAAGTTTTAAAGTAAGTAGTAAAGTATGCAAGAAGAAAAGTAAGTTTTAAAGTAAGCAGTAAAGTATGTAAGTAGAAAAGTAAGTTTTAAAGTATGAAAGTAGAAAACTAAGTAGTAAAGTATGTAAGTAGGAAAGTAGAAAAGTAAGTAGAAAAGTAAGCAGAAAAGTATGTAAGTAGAAAAGTAAGTAGTAAAGTATGAAAGTAGAAAAGTTAGTAGAAAAGTAAGTAAGTAGTAAAGTAAGCAGCAAAGTAAGTAGAAAAGTAAGTTAAACAAGACACAATGCAAGTAAGTTATTCTGAACAATTTTTAATTGAATCTGAAATATTGTCAGGAATTACTATTTGGAAAACTATCAGTACATCCTCACCACTggaccactggagggcgctgatgaccaaaCCTGTTCAACTCCTTTGGAAAAACCATGTCCAATAATGGAACAAATGATGCAAACAAGGTAAGGATCCTGATGTGTCAGCTGTTCCAGGTAAACAGCAGTAGAAGTCAgtcctctggggggggggggggggtctggtgtCCCTCCTCCCACCACCACTCACATGCCAGGTTGCTTCCCTCATTCTCAGCACTTAATGACTTCTTTAAATGTCCGTGTGTATGGCGCTGTTATACATGGCAGATTCAAATCTCATTACAACTGTAAGAGGAGGGAGCCCCACACTGAGGCAACCTGCAATTTTCTCTGCTCCTTTGAGAGAAAACCAGATGTTACAACATAAAAAGGAGGATTCAGTCAAAAGCACCAGATCAGTTTTGTTGCTAGTGGCTTCAATATTACCCTGGACTCGCTGCAAACTCCCTCAGAGCATCAGAGAGAATGACGAGGCCTGGGCAAGCCGGGATATTTCATTGTGACGGAGATGGCGACCTGCCCTTTACCTCACCTGGCAAAGGATTCCCATTCTTCACCATCCTTCACTTCCTGCCTTTTGTCTTCCTCCTGAAAGAGGGAAGGAGGAAAAAGGGGGAAGAAGGTTGGACCCAGCTCAGACTCAAGGAAAAATTAGAGCTGAAACATATTTTACTGATAACTCTTCAGGTCCAGGTGTGCCtacagggtctgtctgtctgtgtgacctttgacccctggagCTCCAACTCACAGAAGGCCGATGGTAAAGCCTTTAGCCAGGCACAGCTGACATTTGCTTCCATTTAAATGAACCCAAAATACAAGCATCCCCTTGAAAAATACTCATTGCTTATCTGCCTTCCCAGCAGGCCGAGGGGCGCTGCGGCACACTGCTTTTCCTGCTGACCTCCTTCACCTTCAGGGGAACACCATGGTCAACCATATGCTAATAGATGGACTGCAGCCTGAAAGAAGTAGCTTTTCTGCTAACCCTGCAAATAGCACAGCATATTGGACAAATAATTGGATTTACATAAcgtttctatattcttgtactgttgaataattagttccttaaaaaaaatattacttatataagcaagaaaaaacatgattattaaagttaatagcgCATTTACATGTTTGATTatattcttatatatatatatatatatatatatatgtatatatatatatatatatatatatatatatttttttttttttttttttttttttttttttttttttttttttttacctacaagtgatactgaactGACGTaatgttcactttggcttgatcTGGCCCTTCAACATAATTGTTAACATGACTtatatttgatatattttttcatttatttattaatttatttattacatcTTAATTCACAGAATTGTATGTTTTTGTTAATGTTCTATATCTTTACAGATGGTATTTAGATGATTATTCACCCAAGGACACACCATCTCTTTATCTAATTATTCTTTGGCGCCATCTGCTGTTCAAATGGATGAAACaagaatttccttttttttctcctttatttagttttgaatgTCTTCAAtgtggaatcaataaagtttcatcttaTCTTTACTTACAGTTGTGTCTTTAGTTTGTgctatattctttttatttgcaatttttttttaaattttaaattatacatttacttaAATATGTATTTAGACATGAGGAAccacagagacaaaaaaaacccactacaacaaacctattaaacagaaaaaaaacaacaaaaaacaaaataaataatattatcagctCCTCTGTACAATGCTCAGGGCTttagttttatacacatatttatttttctcttgtatatttagtGTCTGTTTTATTAATTCCTGCTGCCTCCTGAGCCATTGCATCCACATTTCATTGTGAatctaaatgacaaataaagtctgtctatgtcTATTTTATTTTCACTAAATCCACTTTCTTTTACCTTGTGTTCATAAGGTTTGTCATTCAGGTAACGAGTAAAAATCCAAACTCACTGAGTGTATTGGACTAAATGATGCCATAACTCACCATAGTGTGGCAGATGtcttttgcctttttgtcagaaGATGAACGGCTCACATCCTGTAGAAATCTTCATAGTGTCTGTTAAAGACAAAGATGGAAGAACATTCCATTTAAGGTGAACTTGAGGCCGTGGTTGATTGGCAGGAGGCTCTTGGTTCAATCCCAACAATCTAAATCAATGGAAAGACACAAGATACTTCAAACAAGTGGAAAAGACAACCTTTCTTCCTCTAATGACTCATTTGTTTAATTCTAACTCAGTCAGTGAACAGCAGAAAAGTCAAACAGTTCCAGTACAGCTGCACAGGAGTGGAGAATGGGGCGGGTCCTCCACCTTTCCGCACTGACCACGCCCACTTCAAATTTTTGACCAATCGCGCCCGTAGCTGCAGGTTCAAACGTGGGCTCCCACTGTTTCGGAAATGTTCATCCAAACTTTTCGCGGTTAGCTTGTAGCTTCTGCCCCGTTGGCTACTGTTgttgctggtggtggtggtggtggcggcgagtcattgcgcatgcgcacaGTGAAGCCTTCCTCTCGCGTTAGTTTGACGAGACGTTACGTTGTCGCGGTGCTGCCATCTACTGGTGGTTTTTTGTAACGTCAACTGTGGGTCAGGCAGTTTGTCTGTGTCGTAAAAAACTGAGAGAACAGGTGGAAACACAAACTATAACTGCAGCTTCATTTTCTGCCAAACATAAAGTCCATCCGTTTGTCCTCtcatcttttgtttttcctgaatGTGAAATCTGAACAGCTGAACAGAAGTCTCCAGTTTTTATTTGACATCACACACTTCAGTATATTAATTATATCAATTTagattattaataaaaataagaataaaccaCAAATTCATTATCAACCAATGATAAAACATTTATTATGATCTtccataataaaaacaacaacttctGCTGCAATGTTATTTTGTGTCttgccaaattttttttattcacaaaaaTAGAATTATGAAGTCATCCCCCAAGTTGATCACTTTTATAAAGGAATTCAAACTATACTTAAAGTCCCTGATATTAACTGAAAACCTCAAAGCAATGGTttagaatatttattttatttttgttgttattcataACTTCTTTTTCCTGATTTGAATTCTAATTTTATATAATTGTCTGTTGTTTTTGATGTTCTGTTCCCTTGGGCAATGTATGCCACACTGACACACATAATGTGAAATTAACGTCTTTGTTATGTACaaagaataatttttaaaaaaataaaacctctcTGAAGATATCTGTAGGGTTCCTCCAACAAATGGAGATGTCAGCACTGTCTCCTACCCCTGGAGACATCTGCAGGGTCCCCCCCCAATCTGTAAACATCCCGACTCTGGGCATTGTAAAACAACTGGACACAAACTGCACAACAACTGGGCGTCTGGACGTCAACTGGAGATAGACCAGAGCTGTAGCATTTGATCAGATCTCACATTAACTTTCACATAATGAATCTCAATGAAATGTCAAAGTGAAAATCAGAAGATAATGATGGTCTTAAATGAACACACACGTGGTTCCTTCCATTTGAACCAAAGATGGCACCATTTAACAACCGTTCCATCAACTCACCTGAATCTGAAGTTGAGTTTTTCTGTTGAAGCTCCATTTCAACTATTTGACGTTCATGAACTTCAGACCCACAGGTCACATGAGCCTTACTGGAACCTCCACCTGGAGGTCAAAGATCATCTCGTCTAcacttcatttgtttttgttttacagattttaccAACAAATGCTGTCGTGTCCAGACTCGCTGTGAGTCTGAGCTGTTGGAGATTCACTGAATTTAACCAGAAAAGCTGAATTtactatttcattgtttttaattcAATAAACAGCTCATTTGATCTACATTCGTGGACATATTGTCAAATTTCATCTTGTCTCACATAAATCAAGCTATTTTTaacggaaaaaaaaactcaaaatgatgTTAGAGATTCTACATTGAACCATTtcactgtttttctatattttcagACAATACACGACAGAAAAATCTTGTCTTCCATTTTTTATGAAAAATGTTTTCTGGATTTACTGTGAATCTGAGTTCTTGGGGATTTCTTGAATTTCACACAAAAAAGATGAGTTTATAAAAATACTTCCCCTTCTTGTGTTAGTTTATTttataaaaagaagaagaacaagaaaaaaacacactgagTCACACTCAGATTTCAGCAGAATCAGTGTGTTGTTTTGGTAAAGCTAGGCCATTTTTGcatcagaattaaaaaaaaaaaacctgtcaggTCAGTtcctttaaataaatacattttttttactatttaagaGAAGAGAATCCATGAATTcattgttttacaaaaaaaaaaaaaagaccccagAAAAAGTAGGTaatcatatatacatacagtgttTATTACAtacattatttctttatttacacattgcttaGTGACTTTACCTTTAGCTACTACGATGATGcagaagggttcaacctgttgtattttttgatgcgtgtatgaatgaatgtccagatgcttttctttgtctttggatatgccaatctatttactgacaaatacaggggttggacaaaataatggaaacaccttctatgacgccacaatgttaggtgtttccattattttgtccaacccctgtatcaagTCCAACTGTTCAAAATACATCACAATCGTCATTCAAAACACTCTACAAATTGTGACGACCCCACCACTCCCCCAGGGGTACTGTGTCCTGTTGTACTGCTTTGTTTTGCAGGTTCTGGGTTGTGGGGCGTCGCCTGTAATCAGACACACCTGAGCCCCGTGTTGTCTTATTTAAGCTTACAGTGGAGCTGGCCTCTTTTTTTCCtatctcttctcctctctccacCACAGCTCCATTTGCCTTTTCAACATACGCATCTCCTTACTCATCCATAAAGGCACACACTACTGATCACTGATTCCTAcacgttttgttttgttaatattcTTTTTGTAAATGAATTATTGTAAACTGTACTCCCCCGCCTCGTCTCCTATTGTTTTGTCAGTTTAAGAGCCGGGCTTTGACAAAGTAAACAAAATAGGCTACTTAacacaaaacacactgaaaacgCTGACCAACTGAATTCACACTATGGCTTACAGTCAGAAAATTGTTTGGGCCTGTCCTTACACACACTGCCCAcatcacacagcaggtatatgtaaCCTCACAACACCCATAATGAATTGCATGTGTGCTCATCagcacagccacacccactaaacaattattaaaggtcaaaacaaaaaggaggaatgaacaaacaaaaatgtattttcccTCCAACATATCAAATTacagtaaatatatataaaatatataagataatataataaaaagataaatgaTGCTGATATTTTCTAAACGGAGAACAGATGAACTGAACCAGATCTATCTTTCAGTTCATTTCATGTTTGTCGTTTTCCTCTTTTCAGGGAGTCACTCTGATCAGACTGCATTATTGTACTCTGCCCGACTGTTTCCTTCCACAGAATGATCTCAGCACAAACAAAGCCCTCTCAATACAACAGACGTGCTCTTCCTACACTTTTCCTGGCCAATGTCAGATCTCTGTGTTTGGATGAcaaaggaatctgaatctgagcaATGCATGAACACGtccacacaactacacaacacatctaCGCAAACACACAGAGGAGTCAGACCAGAGTctaaatcctccaaacagtggttcagtgagtGTGGTGTTGATGGTGTGGATGTGGGTCAGTTCGTCACAGGAGACtgtgtagaaggacacagatccagcaggatggtccacatacactgagactgtaccagaggaggaggaggaggaggaggaggaggaggaggaggactgaggaggGAATGTGGGTTTGTTGTTATGACACACAGAGTAACTACCTTGATAACAGctcagactccaggactgatcatttcctCCAAACCCACACTCTCTACtttttcctttccttctgattcctctgtaagccACTGACATATAAACCAATCCACTCCAGTcaacctcccagtaacagcgaccagtcagaccagttgaacacatcagctgaggccagtactcaaatctgtcctcatgatcaggatatgactgaacctcctccacaTATTCCACcctcttgttgttttcagacagtttgaggtttctgttcgctgtgtttggatccaggctgagttcacagaaatctgatggacagaagaaaacacaaaacagctgcagttactgatcagtgatcagctgactgacagtctgatcacatcCCTGGGTAACATTAGACGTTATTGATGGATGGATCAGGTGTGATTCTTACTAATGACAATAATGATCAATAACAGATAAACCCAGTGTTTTATTCATGGATCTGTTTCTGTTTTCACAAATAAACcaattaaaggaatgaaaacaggagAGTCACTGatgttcatgtttgtgttttatataaATCCTTTCTATAGACCTTGGTTTTCCTTCTGTTCTTTGTGAAAGTGGTTTCTGTTCCTGGTTTTAGTCCAGTTCTATAGTTCAGCACAGACTGTTGAAGGTTTTGATGAAACTGATGCAGTTTGACACTAACGTTAACTACAAACACAACTAAAGTCACATGAACTAATGGATATCAGTGAAATACAGTCAAATCCAAACACAGATTCAATGTCTTTATCTGTGGTCTTTGTCACATGGATCAGATTTGTCAGAACCAACATGAGGAGGTTCTGTTCATGTTTATTCAAACCTATTCTCAGctgttctttctcttttctcttctattCTTGTCTCTGATCAATAACCTGTAACTCTGCCTCAGTCCTCAGTGAATATGTTTGAATGATGTTTGTTCACATTTAGGTTTAGTTCCTGCTGTTGAATCTAATGGATGAATTCAAATCTATCCACTGACTCATGAAATTAGAGCAGATCATAAATGTTTATTAAAGGAACTGGTTCGTTTCAGTTCAACCTGCTTCATCTTGAACTAAATCTACTGGTTTTTCATCCTTTTGGGCTCTTTTCTGTCTTggacagtgacagtggatgaaactcTAACCCTGGGACACAGAGTAGGGGGTGACATGGATCCAAGGGTCCATCCAGCTCTAACCACTGGACCACTGGTTCATCCACCCACTATGACCCACAGCTGAGTGTTTAcagctgcacacacactcactgacTGTGGACCTTCACTAATAGTAGGTTGGCAGGTCCACATAACGGCTTGGGTTTCATCTTTAATCCAATGTAAatccacttacacttcctcagacctggtctcaaccatcggactccactgggctccaacctgaaaggaggaggggggggtcagagcagcattaaacatggacatgacatcactgtgacccactccagcttttctgttcacatccagtccATGGTTCCTGTCAGTCCCTTATTGAAGGTCTGGGTCTGTGACCGTGGTCTGGAACTTCAGTCCAGGATGTGGACTCAGCtgtgacagtgttcctgtcagctccacctgttctatcacacattctgtgtgtgtgcatcagctcagtccatacctgacagtgtccagtgtccagtgtggatcctccactagagcacacagctcctgtcctgaggctcctggatggttgtagctcaggtctagcagtctgagatgggacggattggactgtagggctgagaccagagaagaacatccttcctctgtgatcagacatcctgacagtctgcaacacaaaacatcacacacaTAAGCATTaaaatttaactttttgttttacactattcatgtcagaaaaggttTTGAATTTACAAGTTTTTACTTCCGTACAAAAAGTCGTGTCAGTCAAGACAATATTTGATATAATAGACTGATCGACATGTTGAACAAAATTTTAATATTCAGTAGATGGTGTTAGTGAATccaaacctgagagtctccagtttacagtctggactccttagtccatctgacaggatcttcagtcctgaatccttcaggtcgttgTTGCTGAGGTCCAGAAGAGTCAGACtagaggactgggatctgagaactgaggacagaccttcacagcttctctctgacaggttacacaAACTTaacctggaggacacagatgaCATTTGTATTccaatcaggtcaggtctggactgaaggaccatcaTAGTCCACATAGATCTCAGTTTGTACAACAGCTCAGATATAAATAAAGCTGCACAATTTAATGAAAAACTCACACTGGGATTAtaatttgagtctgtttgcttgaTTATCAAGGTCAATGCACAGATTAATCATTTAACAAAGTCAAGTCAAACACAAAAACTGAAACTAGAGTAAAAATACCAAAACCTGGAAGTAGAAAcactttttgtgtttgtgtttttcacagtagctccatctgctcagtgtcactaaatccaaatcaCCACCATAAAACACAGGTTGTGTTGAACTTTTATTCTCTAATTTTCCATTTGAATCACCCTAAATCCACCTCAGTCCTGATCTTTAAATAGTCGTccttttccattttataattacacagGTTGATTCAGTGATTACATTTGTGATCGACtggattgtgcagctctagatctaatacacctGCATTTGAACAAGTAGAACATGTTTTAATAAAACTCACTCAGGACCAAAAGATCagaaataattgaattcagattctaactttatctgacctgagagtctccagtttacagtctggactccttagtccatctgacaggatcttcagtcctgaatccttcaggtcattagTGCTGAGGTCCAGATGTATCAGACTAGAgcactgggatctgagaactgaggacagaccttcacaacttctctctgacaggttacagccacttaatctgcagaaacagaacagactgttttgttatattaaaaacagcagcagattaaACTGATCTTCACTGAACTCCACTTCATTTCAGATCCAAAAGTTCTAGAGATAATCACTAGTTTTGGTCATATATCAGGTTATAAAGTCAATGTATCACAGAGCTACTATTTCCTGTGAGCACTCAAACTGTATGGACCTTCACTGCTTTTCATTTATGATTATGGTTATGACCCCTTTATTTATCTGGGGGTGTCAgtaacacacatttacaaattTACATAAAGATCATCTGCAACAGCACTGAAGACCAAACAGGATCTAAATCCATGGTCAACCATAAACTCAGATGTTTGATGGACTGGATCAGATGTGCTCCTCCTGTCATACACATGAAGTGGACTGGATGTGAATTCCATCAAGTTATGATGTTGATTCATATGATCAGTGTCGTGGTTTGAAAAGGAATTAATAAGgtgtaaaaaatataataaaacagactctaaattcaataaactctgtctggactcacacagctttgttggaggctttgacgactggcagcaaattcagcagagcctcctctgaaccagagtatttgttcaggtcaaactcatccagatcttcatctgatgacagtaacatgaagaccagagctgaccactgcgCAGGAGACAGACTGGATTTGGAGagacgtcctgatctcaggtacAGTTGGATCTGATTCACCAGAGAtcgatcctccagttcattcagacagtggaacaggttgatgcttttctCTACAGACAGATTCTCAttgatcttcttcttgatgttCTCAACTGTTTCCTGATTGGTCTCTGAGCTACCTCCTGTCTGTTTCATCAGACCTTGTAGGAGGCTCTGATTGGTcggcagtgatagacccaggaggaagcgtaggaacaggtccaggtgtccatttggactctgtaaggcctggtccacagcggtctggtagaactgtgcctctgcagatccagacctctgggatgtggtttgttcttctgacagcagattgactccagtgttgatgaaggtctcatggacatgaagagcagccacaaactcctggacactcagatggatgaagcagaacctcttgacctggtacagtcctctctcctctttgaagacctctgtgaacactcctgagtacactgaggctgatctgatatcgatgccacactctgtcaggtctttttcatagaagatcaggtttcctttcttcagctgctcaaaggccagttttcccagagactcaatcatcttcctggtctctggactccagagtgaatctgtctcagatcttccatcatattTGACGgtcttcagtttggcctgaaccaccaggaagtggatgtacatctcagtcagggtcttgggcagttctcctccctctgtggtcttcaacacgtcctccagaactgtagcagtgatccagcagaagactgggatgtgacacatgatgtggacgcttcgtgacgtcttgatgtgggagatgactgtgttgctctgttcttcatctgtgaacctcctcctgaagtactcctccttctgggggtcagtgaaccctctgacctctgtcaccctatgaacacactgagcagggatctgattggctgctgcaggtcgtgtggttatccagaggcgagcagagggaagcaggttccccctgatgaggttcatcagcagcacatccactgaggtggactctgtaacatcagtcaggatctgactgttgttgaagtccagaggaggtcgacactcatccagaccgtctaagatgaacaccacctggaggtcttcaaagatccagattcctgcttctttggtttcagtgaagaagtgatgaaccagttccaccaaactgaacttctcctctttcagcacattcagctctctgaaggtgaatggaaatatgaagtggatgtcctggttggctttgtcttcagcccagtccagactgaacttctgtgttaagactgttttcccgatgccggccacgccctttgtcagcactgttctgattggttcaTGTCTGTCAGGTGGTcctttaaagatgtcttcacatgtgatggttgttggtggtctgtgtgggttcctggatgctgtttcaatctgtctgacctcatggtcctggttgacctctgtagcccctccctctgtgatgtagagctctgtgtagatctggttcaggagggttttagggtttcctgctttagcgatgccctcaaacacacactcaaacttctgctgcaggttaaCCTTCAGTTTATGCTGAACTCCAGATCGAattcctgaatgcagacccagataaaaccatcagtcacacagtaaatccagtattttcatctgttcaatctggacagaatggtcttactgcggt
The sequence above is a segment of the Sphaeramia orbicularis chromosome 2, fSphaOr1.1, whole genome shotgun sequence genome. Coding sequences within it:
- the LOC115431946 gene encoding protein NLRC3-like; this encodes MDLCEDREEGAPPWKTTNRPPTGSRPGAGAGPDSTRLSQMSVKDLLLPFECLKSTDLCQSMGQGICPDLECWSMKSDQSMSHPFLFKGSDQHQPGPGPGPSCMSMKSDDSMLRGIACQRGHVSEIQVEQQSSEVPTGLQDQTQLDSIFQLLEENICTFVKNELKKFHQVLSTDYPECLESLNIEDEEQRRSSEAFLKITLNFLRRLKQEELAERLHRRIRSGVQHKLKVNLQQKFECVFEGIAKAGNPKTLLNQIYTELYITEGGATEVNQDHEVRQIETASRNPHRPPTTITCEDIFKGPPDRHEPIRTVLTKGVAGIGKTVLTQKFSLDWAEDKANQDIHFIFPFTFRELNVLKEEKFSLVELVHHFFTETKEAGIWIFEDLQVVFILDGLDECRPPLDFNNSQILTDVTESTSVDVLLMNLIRGNLLPSARLWITTRPAAANQIPAQCVHRVTEVRGFTDPQKEEYFRRRFTDEEQSNTVISHIKTSRSVHIMCHIPVFCWITATVLEDVLKTTEGGELPKTLTEMYIHFLVVQAKLKTVKYDGRSETDSLWSPETRKMIESLGKLAFEQLKKGNLIFYEKDLTECGIDIRSASVYSGVFTEVFKEERGLYQVKRFCFIHLSVQEFVAALHVHETFINTGVNLLSEEQTTSQRSGSAEAQFYQTAVDQALQSPNGHLDLFLRFLLGLSLPTNQSLLQGLMKQTGGSSETNQETVENIKKKINENLSVEKSINLFHCLNELEDRSLVNQIQLYLRSGRLSKSSLSPAQWSALVFMLLSSDEDLDEFDLNKYSGSEEALLNLLPVVKASNKAVLSGCNLSERSCEGLSSVLRSQCSSLIHLDLSTNDLKDSGLKILSDGLRSPDCKLETLRLSLCNLSERSCEGLSSVLRSQSSSLTLLDLSNNDLKDSGLKILSDGLRSPDCKLETLRLEPSGVRWLRPGLRKYFCELSLDPNTANRNLKLSENNKRVEYVEEVQSYPDHEDRFEYWPQLMCSTGLTGRCYWEVDWSGLVYMSVAYRGIRRKGKSRECGFGGNDQSWSLSCYQGSYSVCHNNKPTFPPQSSSSSSSSSSSSSGTVSVYVDHPAGSVSFYTVSCDELTHIHTINTTLTEPLFGGFRLWSDSSVCLRRCVV